One window of Bactrocera tryoni isolate S06 chromosome 2, CSIRO_BtryS06_freeze2, whole genome shotgun sequence genomic DNA carries:
- the LOC120769088 gene encoding angiopoietin-4-like, which produces MLHFRKQLIYSLLITAALQTTTSSAKQFEQTANDADYLTVIVDETMRNLVKQCNRSRRAEAQTSELQQEQQAPVTLKQLGDLMEKTVRSLSDSFTKRLLLRFPKTCADILPPGVRDQDDVYSVHISGYTPINVYCLSDAEGGCPWTIVHRRQDKNTEFNLRWPQYKEGFGDPYNSFFVGMQPLFWLTSDAPQELRIVMRLNGDSVDEIANYDHFVIGDEGDQYALKMVGKFSGNAADELTKLIGYKFRTRDRVGYCKGKEKVGGWWKEGCAKSKLNGMYAPTKWEEKQQDGIIWDNKTVVGMNYSLTYVHMAIRPKYCYKIKTEL; this is translated from the exons ATGTTGCATTTCAGGAAGCAATTGATTTATTCATTGCTGATAACAGCTGCATTACAAACAACAACTAGTTCTGCAAAACAGTTCGAACAAACTGCGAATGATGCGGATTACCTGACCGTCATTGTGGACGAAACCATGCGAAATTTGGTAAAGCAATGCAATAGAAGTAGAAGAGCGGAGGCGCAAACCAG CGAACTGCAGCAAGAGCAACAAGCGCCAGTGACGCTGAAACAGTTGGGCGATCTAATGGAGAAAAC CGTACGTTCGCTAAGCGACTCCTTTACGAAGCGCCTGCTGTTGCGCTTTCCCAAAACCTGCGCGGACATACTACCACCAGGTGTGCGCGACCAAGACGATGTCTATAGCGTACACATTTCCGGCTACACGCCAATCAACGTCTACTGTTTATCCGATGCGGAAGGCGGTTGCCCTTGGACAATCGTGCATAGACGACAAGATAAGAATACCGAATTCAATCTCAGATGGCCCCAATATAAGGAGGGTTTTGGCGATCCATATAATAGCTTTTTCGTCGGCATGCAACCACTGTTTTGGTTAACCAGCGATGCGCCGCAAGAACTGCGCATTGTCATGCGTCTGAATGGCGATAGTGTGGATGAGATCGCGAACTACGATCATTTTGTTATTGGCGATGAGGGTGATCAGTATGCGTTGAAAATGGTGGGCAAGTTCAGCGGTAATGCTGCGGATGAGCTGACTAAACTGATCGGTTACAAATTTCGTACGAGAGATCGCGTGGGTTATTGTAAGGGTAAGGAGAAGGTCGGCGGCTGGTGGAAGGAGGGTTGCGCCAAGAG TAAGTTAAACGGTATGTATGCGCCTACAAAATGGGAGGAAAAACAGCAAGATGGCATTATATGGGATAATAAGACCGTTGTGGGCATGAATTACTCACTGACGTATGTGCATATGGCGATACGTCCAAAATATTGCTACAAAATTAAAACGGAATTGTGA